From Streptomyces sp. TLI_235, a single genomic window includes:
- a CDS encoding TetR family transcriptional regulator: protein MGSMPNVPAASALPRRDQIRKEAARLFAARGFLGVGVDEIGKAVGISGPGLYRHFSGKDAMLADLLVGISERLLEEGRRRAGEAGGADGPAGALDALIGGHVDFALDDRDLIILHDRELLHLKEEDRRRVRRLQRGYVELWVGVVREAFPPLAAPGAEPLARAAVHAVFGLLNSTPHSAAPHSGPVDRSGLPRDAMAALLHSLAHGAFAAAAASAAAGTVPTAGTVTAAPAEEGAA from the coding sequence ATGGGCAGCATGCCGAACGTGCCCGCAGCCTCCGCGCTCCCACGCCGCGACCAGATCCGCAAGGAAGCCGCCCGGCTCTTCGCCGCCCGGGGCTTCCTGGGGGTCGGAGTGGACGAGATCGGCAAGGCGGTGGGCATCAGCGGCCCCGGCCTGTACCGGCACTTCTCCGGCAAGGACGCGATGCTCGCCGACCTCCTGGTCGGCATCAGCGAGCGGCTGCTGGAGGAGGGACGGCGCCGGGCCGGCGAGGCCGGCGGCGCGGACGGGCCGGCCGGCGCGCTGGACGCCCTGATCGGCGGCCATGTGGACTTCGCGCTGGACGACCGCGATCTGATCATCCTGCACGACCGCGAACTGCTCCATCTGAAGGAGGAGGACCGCCGCCGGGTCCGCCGGCTGCAGCGCGGCTATGTGGAGCTGTGGGTCGGCGTCGTCCGGGAGGCCTTCCCGCCGCTCGCCGCCCCCGGCGCGGAGCCGCTCGCCCGCGCGGCGGTGCACGCGGTCTTCGGTCTGCTGAACTCCACCCCGCACAGCGCCGCCCCGCACTCCGGGCCGGTCGACCGGTCCGGGCTGCCACGGGACGCGATGGCCGCCCTGCTGCACAGCCTGGCCCACGGCGCGTTCGCCGCGGCCGCCGCGAGCGCCGCCGCCGGAACGGTGCCCACCGCCGGAACGGTGACCGCCGCCCCTGCCGAGGAGGGCGCGGCCTAG
- a CDS encoding tryptophanyl-tRNA synthetase — protein sequence MITVDRISRNPERHRILTGDRPTGPLHLGHYFGTLQNRVELQRLGVDLFLVVADYQVLTDRDRADRPAEHAENLVLDYLAAGVDPERATVFAHSAVPALNQLLLPFLSLVSVAELGRNPTVKDEIAHSGRSTVSGLMFTYPVHQAADILFCKADLVPVGQDQLPHLETTRTVARRFNERYGAPVFPEPQALLSAAPLLLGTDGGKMSKSRGNAIPLGATEDATARLVRSATTDADRRIGYDPERRPGVAGLLQLAALCLNRTSEDIAEEIGDRGAAALKGLVTEAVNEHFRPHRARRAELAADRGFLREVLRTGNERANAVAEATLAEVREVMGTV from the coding sequence GTGATCACCGTCGACCGCATCTCCCGCAACCCCGAGCGCCACCGCATCCTCACCGGGGACCGGCCCACCGGCCCGCTCCACCTGGGCCACTACTTCGGCACCCTGCAGAACCGCGTCGAACTGCAGCGCCTCGGCGTCGACCTCTTCCTCGTCGTCGCCGACTACCAGGTACTCACCGACCGCGACCGCGCCGACCGCCCCGCCGAGCACGCCGAGAACCTCGTCCTCGACTACCTCGCCGCCGGGGTCGACCCCGAACGCGCCACCGTCTTCGCGCACAGCGCCGTACCCGCGCTCAACCAGTTGCTGCTGCCCTTCCTCAGCCTCGTCAGCGTCGCCGAACTCGGCCGCAACCCCACCGTCAAGGACGAGATCGCCCACTCCGGCCGATCCACCGTCAGCGGACTGATGTTCACCTACCCCGTCCACCAGGCCGCGGACATCCTCTTCTGCAAGGCCGACCTCGTCCCCGTCGGTCAGGACCAGCTCCCGCACCTGGAGACCACCCGCACCGTCGCGCGCCGCTTCAACGAACGCTACGGCGCACCCGTCTTCCCCGAACCCCAGGCCCTGCTCTCCGCCGCCCCGCTGCTGCTCGGCACCGACGGCGGCAAGATGAGCAAGAGCCGCGGCAACGCCATCCCGCTCGGCGCCACCGAGGACGCCACCGCCCGCCTCGTCCGCTCCGCCACCACCGACGCCGACCGCCGCATCGGGTACGACCCCGAGCGCCGCCCCGGCGTCGCGGGTCTCCTCCAACTCGCCGCCCTCTGCCTGAACCGCACATCCGAGGACATCGCCGAGGAGATCGGCGACCGCGGCGCCGCCGCCCTCAAGGGACTCGTCACCGAGGCCGTCAACGAACACTTCCGGCCCCACCGGGCCCGCCGCGCCGAACTCGCCGCCGACCGCGGATTCCTCCGCGAGGTGCTGCGCACCGGCAACGAGCGCGCCAACGCCGTGGCCGAGGCCACCCTCGCCGAGGTCCGCGAGGTGATGGGCACCGTGTGA
- a CDS encoding panthothenate kinase has protein sequence MHVDVHGGRTSEHGRDDATAGLAAEPARAAAGASEAPGASVSPEAAVEAPAEAPIEAAIEVPIDALVERALGLLRGQGSGRGRVILGLAGPPAAGKSTLARHLVAEIVRREGPDAAAYLPLDGFHLANTQLDRLGLRARKGAPETFDADGYLALLQRVTHERFRDIYAPDFDRTVDEPVAARHVVRPHTRLVVTEGNYLAAPDTPWPNVRALLRELWYIEADDELRHRRLIARHTGGGQDHEAAALRIAANDHPNGEYVKAGRSVATWLVRVPDLPAAVDGRTVL, from the coding sequence ATGCACGTAGACGTACACGGGGGCCGCACGTCGGAACACGGCCGGGACGACGCGACGGCGGGCCTCGCCGCGGAGCCCGCGCGGGCCGCGGCGGGGGCGTCGGAGGCGCCCGGGGCGAGTGTGTCGCCCGAGGCAGCGGTCGAAGCACCGGCCGAGGCGCCGATCGAGGCAGCGATCGAGGTACCGATCGACGCACTGGTCGAGCGGGCGCTCGGACTGCTGCGCGGACAGGGGAGCGGCAGAGGCCGCGTGATTCTGGGCCTCGCCGGGCCGCCCGCTGCCGGGAAGTCCACCCTCGCCCGCCACCTGGTCGCCGAGATCGTCCGGCGGGAGGGCCCCGACGCCGCCGCGTACCTCCCGCTCGACGGATTCCACCTGGCCAACACCCAGCTGGACCGGCTCGGCCTGCGTGCCCGCAAGGGAGCCCCCGAGACTTTCGACGCGGACGGCTATCTCGCCCTGCTGCAGCGTGTCACCCATGAGCGGTTCCGCGACATCTACGCACCCGATTTCGACCGGACCGTCGACGAGCCCGTGGCCGCCCGCCACGTGGTCCGGCCGCACACCCGTCTCGTCGTCACCGAGGGCAACTACCTCGCCGCTCCGGACACCCCGTGGCCGAACGTCCGGGCCCTGCTCCGGGAGCTCTGGTACATCGAGGCCGACGACGAGCTCCGCCACCGCCGTCTGATCGCACGGCACACCGGTGGCGGCCAGGACCACGAGGCCGCCGCCCTGCGGATCGCCGCCAACGACCACCCCAACGGCGAGTACGTGAAGGCAGGCCGGAGCGTCGCCACGTGGCTCGTCCGCGTGCCGGATTTGCCTGCCGCCGTCGACGGGCGTACTGTTCTCTAG
- a CDS encoding muramoyltetrapeptide carboxypeptidase produces MDQLTTDDAAHRRDPGPVVPTAAAGTPPATPPQPATPPRRRPRRLTAGDRVALIAPSGPIDPQRLAAGTALLRSWGLDVVPGAHLLDRHPVHGYLAGTDAARAADFQQAWLDPGISAVVCARGGYGVQRMVDLVDWDALRAAPPKILVGFSDITVLHEAVDLRLGLPTLYGPMGTAAAFLADHATADHLRRTLFEPATTRVLTSATAEPLVPGRAAGTTAGGCAALLATDRGTPSARPSFAGTILLLEDVNEQPYRLDRTLTQLIRSGALDGLAAVALGSWEGCGPPELVREVMLDRLGPLGVPMIWELGFGHSPSSLTVPLGAPAVLDADAGTLTLDEPVLGEPSA; encoded by the coding sequence ATGGATCAACTGACGACCGACGACGCCGCCCACCGCCGCGACCCCGGGCCGGTGGTACCGACCGCCGCGGCCGGGACGCCGCCCGCGACACCGCCGCAGCCCGCGACACCGCCGCGCCGCCGCCCCCGCCGGCTGACCGCGGGCGACCGCGTCGCCCTGATCGCCCCCAGCGGCCCGATCGACCCGCAACGCCTCGCCGCCGGCACCGCCCTCCTCCGCTCCTGGGGCCTGGACGTCGTCCCCGGCGCCCACCTTCTAGACCGCCACCCCGTCCACGGCTACCTCGCCGGCACCGACGCCGCCCGCGCCGCCGACTTCCAGCAGGCCTGGCTCGACCCCGGCATCTCCGCCGTCGTCTGCGCCCGCGGCGGCTACGGGGTCCAACGCATGGTCGACCTCGTCGACTGGGACGCCCTGCGCGCCGCACCTCCCAAGATCCTGGTCGGCTTCAGCGACATCACCGTGCTCCACGAAGCCGTCGACCTCCGCCTCGGCCTCCCCACCCTCTACGGACCGATGGGCACCGCGGCCGCATTCCTGGCGGACCACGCCACCGCCGACCATCTGCGCCGCACCCTCTTCGAACCCGCCACCACCCGCGTGCTCACCTCCGCTACCGCCGAGCCCCTCGTCCCCGGCCGGGCCGCGGGAACCACCGCCGGCGGCTGCGCCGCCCTCCTCGCCACCGACCGCGGCACGCCGAGCGCCCGCCCCTCCTTCGCCGGCACGATCCTGCTGCTGGAGGACGTCAACGAGCAGCCCTACCGGCTCGACCGCACCCTCACCCAGCTGATCCGCTCCGGCGCACTGGACGGCCTGGCCGCCGTCGCGCTCGGCTCCTGGGAGGGATGCGGCCCGCCGGAGCTCGTCCGCGAGGTCATGCTCGACCGCCTCGGACCGCTCGGCGTCCCGATGATCTGGGAACTCGGCTTCGGCCACAGCCCCAGCAGCCTCACCGTCCCGCTCGGCGCACCCGCCGTCCTGGACGCGGACGCCGGCACCCTCACCCTCGACGAGCCGGTGTTGGGCGAGCCCTCGGCCTGA
- a CDS encoding ADP-ribose pyrophosphatase YjhB (NUDIX family), whose protein sequence is MPKLRHLLGRLSGRLLSRLPGRLPGSLLGRTASRSAPGPGGRRPRRAARTAVLAPDGSVFLLRSDNIEVGVHWNMPGGGLEDGETPTAGALRELHEETGWTDVDPGHLLCTWEHDFTWHGIPVRQHEHIYVTTGPRRGPVGDVSGVHRADGILEWRWWSPEELASPEADALWPPQLPTLLAALGTGAGTRPPEPVHLGHVPRGTPNSRPGEALPTAAGEPSA, encoded by the coding sequence ATGCCGAAGCTGCGACACCTTCTCGGCCGACTGTCGGGCCGACTCCTGAGCCGGCTCCCGGGCCGACTCCCGGGTTCACTCCTCGGCCGGACGGCCTCGCGATCGGCCCCCGGGCCCGGCGGCCGCAGGCCGAGACGTGCGGCACGGACGGCCGTCCTCGCGCCGGACGGCTCCGTCTTCCTGCTCCGCAGCGACAACATCGAGGTCGGTGTGCACTGGAACATGCCGGGCGGCGGACTGGAGGACGGCGAGACGCCGACGGCCGGCGCCCTCCGCGAGCTGCACGAGGAGACCGGCTGGACCGACGTCGACCCCGGGCACCTGCTCTGCACCTGGGAACACGACTTCACCTGGCACGGCATCCCCGTCCGCCAGCACGAGCACATCTACGTGACCACCGGCCCGCGCCGCGGACCGGTCGGCGACGTCAGCGGCGTGCACCGCGCCGACGGCATCCTCGAATGGCGCTGGTGGAGCCCGGAGGAACTCGCCTCCCCCGAGGCCGACGCGCTCTGGCCACCGCAGCTGCCGACCCTGCTGGCCGCCCTCGGGACCGGAGCGGGCACTCGCCCGCCGGAACCCGTCCACCTCGGCCACGTTCCCCGGGGCACCCCCAACAGCCGCCCCGGCGAGGCACTGCCCACCGCCGCCGGCGAACCGTCCGCCTGA
- a CDS encoding ATP-binding cassette subfamily B protein, producing MDGGRAEWLVSLNMPETHGSTAEISRDADPQSSRSGKTSLRRRRSGARSGGAAPEATTPGTPDESRWLRRLGGYSWRYRRNVLLAFGASLVGMAVSAVVPLITKLIIDDVITAHTRPLAPWAVVLLVAAAVVFLCAQIRRYYGGQLALDVQHDLRADLFTSLTRLDGRRQDRLDTGQVVGRATSDLQLINGLLSMLPMMTGYLLMFGMSLAVMLWLSLPLTLISLVMAPALWWCAALSRKRLFPATWAAQQEAAAVAGVVDAAVGGVRVVKGFGQEAQERAKLEKVSRGLYAARLRSIRLNSRYTPAMQAVPALAQVAVLALGGWLAVQGKVSLGTFVAFSTYVAQMTGPVRMLAMVITVGQQARAGVERVLQLIDQRPHVQERPDARPLSAADTDPGSAEPGAPAPGTAALELDRVDFHYEGHEDVVPVLDGLSLHLAPGETLALVGASGSGKSTVAQLVPRFYDPTAGAVRIYGHDLRDITLDSLRATVGIVPEESFLFSDSVRTNIAYGHPEATDEQIEAAARAAQADGFIRELPDGYDTKVGEQGLTLSGGQRQRIALARAILTDPRILLLDDATSAVDPQIEAEIFEALRSVMAGRTTLLIAHRRSTLQLADRIAVLDRGRLVDIGTHRELDARCPLYRALITDPDAAPEASGRTAGPAAATTGAAATAAVTLAKKPGADAELLAKVAALRPATDTPDIRVEDAEAGDLHFSLRRLLAPFGRPLAIALLLVALDTAAGLTLPILIRHGIDDGVSKAAMSGVTVAALGALVIVLLDWLVQSAETRVSGRTGERVLYTLRLKIFAHLNRLGLDYFERELSGRIMTRMTTDVDSISTFLQTGVVTAVVSLLTFFGIFAALLILDAGLALVVFAVLPILVVATLVFRRKSTAQYQISRDLISTVNADLQENVAGMRIVQAFRRQDVNTARFVARGLEYRHARARAQLYISIYFPFVQFLSSVASALVLIAGATRVDDGTLTIGALVAYLLYIDLFFAPVNQLSQVFDGYQQASVSLGRIGELLRTPTSTPESDPPVPVTRLKGDIHLDGVGFAYNGDGESLPNVLTAIDLHIPAGQTVALVGETGAGKSTLVKLVARFYDATTGTVRIDGTDVSRFDLSGYRHRLGVVPQEAYLFAGTVHEAIAYGRPGATRAEVEAAARAVGAHEMILGLSGGYEHEVAPRGRNLSAGQRQLVALARAELVDPDILLLDEATAALDLASEAAVNQAADRLSGGRTTLVIAHRLTTAERADRIVVLDHGRIVEDGTHSDLLAAGGVYHRLWQAFVSDGRATPVG from the coding sequence ATGGACGGCGGTCGAGCCGAATGGTTAGTATCCCTAAATATGCCTGAGACTCATGGTTCTACTGCGGAGATTTCCCGGGACGCGGATCCTCAGAGCAGCCGGTCCGGCAAGACCTCCCTGCGCCGCCGCAGATCAGGAGCACGGAGCGGGGGAGCCGCACCCGAGGCCACCACCCCCGGAACACCGGACGAGTCCCGCTGGCTCCGCCGCCTCGGCGGCTACTCCTGGCGCTACCGCCGCAACGTCCTGCTCGCCTTCGGCGCCTCGCTGGTCGGCATGGCCGTCAGCGCCGTCGTCCCGCTGATCACCAAGCTGATCATCGACGACGTCATCACCGCGCACACCCGACCGCTCGCCCCCTGGGCCGTCGTCCTGCTGGTCGCCGCGGCCGTGGTCTTCCTCTGCGCGCAGATCCGCCGCTACTACGGCGGGCAGCTGGCCCTCGACGTCCAGCACGACCTCCGCGCGGACCTCTTCACCTCGCTCACCCGGCTCGACGGCCGCCGACAGGACCGCCTCGACACCGGTCAGGTCGTCGGCCGCGCCACCTCCGACCTCCAGCTCATCAACGGCCTGCTCTCGATGCTGCCGATGATGACCGGCTACCTGCTGATGTTCGGCATGTCCCTCGCGGTCATGCTCTGGCTCTCGCTGCCGCTCACCCTGATCTCCCTGGTGATGGCACCCGCCCTCTGGTGGTGCGCCGCACTCAGCCGCAAACGGCTCTTCCCGGCCACCTGGGCCGCCCAGCAGGAGGCCGCCGCGGTCGCCGGCGTGGTGGACGCGGCCGTCGGCGGCGTCCGCGTGGTCAAGGGCTTCGGCCAGGAGGCCCAGGAGCGCGCCAAGCTGGAGAAGGTCTCCCGCGGCCTGTACGCCGCCCGGCTCCGCTCGATCCGGCTCAACAGCCGCTACACCCCGGCCATGCAGGCCGTCCCCGCGCTGGCCCAGGTCGCCGTGCTCGCCCTCGGCGGCTGGCTGGCCGTTCAGGGCAAGGTCTCGCTCGGCACCTTCGTCGCCTTCTCCACCTACGTCGCCCAGATGACCGGCCCGGTCCGGATGCTCGCCATGGTGATCACCGTCGGCCAGCAGGCCAGGGCCGGCGTGGAGCGTGTCCTCCAGCTGATCGACCAGCGCCCGCACGTCCAGGAACGCCCCGACGCCAGGCCGCTCAGCGCCGCCGACACCGACCCCGGATCGGCCGAGCCCGGCGCCCCCGCACCCGGCACCGCCGCCCTGGAACTCGACCGCGTCGACTTCCACTACGAGGGCCACGAGGACGTCGTCCCCGTCCTCGACGGCCTCAGCCTTCACCTCGCCCCCGGCGAGACCCTCGCCCTGGTCGGCGCCTCCGGCTCCGGCAAGTCGACCGTCGCCCAGCTCGTCCCGCGCTTCTACGACCCGACGGCCGGCGCCGTCCGCATCTACGGGCACGACCTGCGCGACATCACCCTCGACTCGCTGCGCGCCACCGTCGGCATCGTCCCCGAGGAGAGCTTCCTGTTCTCCGACAGCGTCCGCACCAACATCGCCTACGGCCACCCCGAGGCGACCGACGAGCAGATCGAGGCCGCCGCCCGCGCCGCGCAGGCCGACGGCTTCATCCGTGAACTCCCGGACGGCTACGACACCAAGGTCGGCGAGCAGGGCCTCACCCTCTCCGGCGGCCAGCGCCAGCGGATCGCCCTGGCCCGCGCCATCCTCACCGACCCGCGCATCCTGCTGCTCGACGACGCCACCTCCGCGGTCGACCCGCAGATCGAGGCCGAGATCTTCGAGGCGCTCCGCTCGGTCATGGCCGGGCGCACCACCCTGCTGATCGCGCACCGCCGCTCCACCCTGCAGCTCGCCGACCGGATCGCCGTGCTCGACCGGGGCCGCCTCGTCGACATCGGCACCCACCGCGAGCTGGACGCCCGATGTCCGCTCTACCGGGCACTGATCACCGACCCCGACGCCGCCCCCGAGGCCTCCGGCCGCACGGCCGGCCCGGCCGCGGCAACCACGGGAGCGGCGGCAACCGCCGCCGTCACCCTCGCGAAGAAGCCAGGCGCCGACGCGGAACTCCTCGCCAAGGTCGCCGCCCTGCGGCCCGCCACCGACACACCCGACATCCGTGTCGAGGACGCCGAGGCCGGCGACCTGCACTTCAGCCTCCGCCGCCTGCTCGCACCGTTCGGCCGCCCGCTGGCGATCGCCCTGCTGCTGGTCGCCCTCGACACCGCCGCCGGGCTCACCCTCCCGATCCTGATCCGGCACGGCATCGACGACGGCGTGAGCAAGGCCGCCATGAGCGGCGTCACCGTCGCCGCCCTCGGCGCCCTCGTCATCGTCCTGCTGGACTGGCTGGTGCAGAGCGCCGAGACCCGCGTCAGCGGCCGTACCGGCGAGCGCGTCCTCTACACCCTGCGGCTGAAGATCTTCGCCCACCTGAACCGGCTCGGCCTCGACTACTTCGAGCGCGAGCTCAGCGGCCGGATCATGACCCGGATGACCACCGACGTCGACTCCATCTCGACCTTCCTGCAGACCGGCGTCGTCACCGCGGTGGTCAGCCTGCTCACCTTCTTCGGGATCTTCGCCGCCCTGCTGATCCTCGACGCCGGCCTGGCCCTGGTGGTCTTCGCCGTCCTGCCGATCCTGGTCGTCGCCACCCTGGTCTTCCGCCGCAAGTCCACCGCGCAGTACCAGATCTCCCGGGACCTGATCTCCACCGTCAACGCCGACCTGCAGGAGAACGTCGCCGGCATGCGGATCGTCCAGGCCTTCCGCCGCCAGGACGTCAACACCGCCCGCTTCGTCGCCCGCGGCCTGGAGTACCGGCACGCCCGTGCCCGCGCCCAGCTCTACATCTCGATCTACTTCCCGTTCGTCCAGTTCCTCTCCAGCGTCGCCTCCGCGCTCGTCCTGATCGCCGGCGCCACCCGGGTCGACGACGGCACCCTCACCATCGGCGCCCTGGTCGCCTACCTCCTCTACATCGACCTGTTCTTCGCCCCGGTCAACCAGCTCTCCCAGGTCTTCGACGGCTACCAGCAGGCCAGCGTCAGCCTCGGCCGGATCGGCGAACTGCTGCGCACCCCGACCAGCACCCCCGAGAGCGACCCGCCCGTGCCGGTCACCCGCCTCAAGGGCGACATCCACCTGGACGGCGTCGGCTTCGCGTACAACGGCGACGGCGAGAGCCTGCCCAACGTCCTCACCGCTATCGACCTGCACATCCCGGCGGGCCAGACCGTCGCCCTGGTCGGCGAGACCGGCGCGGGCAAGTCCACCCTGGTCAAGCTGGTCGCCCGGTTCTACGACGCCACCACCGGCACCGTCCGGATCGACGGCACCGACGTCTCCCGCTTCGACCTCTCCGGGTACCGCCACCGGCTGGGCGTCGTCCCGCAGGAGGCGTACCTGTTCGCCGGCACCGTCCACGAGGCGATCGCCTACGGCCGCCCCGGGGCCACCCGGGCCGAGGTCGAGGCCGCGGCCCGCGCGGTCGGCGCGCACGAGATGATCCTCGGCCTCTCCGGCGGCTACGAGCACGAGGTCGCGCCGCGCGGACGGAACCTCTCCGCCGGCCAGCGCCAGCTCGTCGCACTCGCCCGCGCCGAACTCGTCGACCCCGACATCCTGCTGCTGGACGAGGCCACCGCCGCCCTCGACCTGGCCAGCGAGGCCGCCGTCAACCAGGCCGCCGACCGCCTCAGCGGCGGCCGCACCACCCTGGTCATCGCCCACCGCCTGACCACCGCCGAGCGGGCCGACCGGATCGTCGTCCTCGACCACGGCCGGATCGTCGAGGACGGCACCCACAGCGACCTCCTCGCCGCGGGCGGCGTCTACCACCGGCTCTGGCAGGCCTTCGTCTCCGACGGCCGCGCCACGCCGGTCGGCTGA